From a single Apium graveolens cultivar Ventura chromosome 2, ASM990537v1, whole genome shotgun sequence genomic region:
- the LOC141705768 gene encoding peroxidase 44-like, which translates to MMNISVILIFSLATISFSTVVMADLQVGFYNSTCPNAESIVQQVVQNRLRTDPSITAALLRMHFHDCFVRGCDASILIDSTESNSSEKDAKPNLTIRGYELIDEAKKNVEAACPSTVSCADIITIATRDSVALAGGPNYIIPTGRRDGLVSSASEVNLPGPSLSFSQALQSFSAKGLSLDDMVTLLGAHTVGVAHCIFFQARLQRPDRTMDPALVAKLSKVCGSGSNPTAFLDQNTSLLFDNQYYNQVLLNRGVLNIDQQLSLHNSSASMVLNFARNGAAFQQSFANAMVKMGSIQVLVGTDGEIRHNCRVFN; encoded by the exons ATGATGAATATCTCAGTAATTCTCATCTTTTCTCTTGCTACAATCTCCTTTAGTACTGTTGTTATGGCTGATCTACAGGTTGGTTTTTACAATTCTACCTGCCCCAATGCCGAATCCATCGTTCAACAAGTCGTCCAAAATCGACTTAGGACTGATCCTTCCATAACCGCAGCTTTGCTTCGAATGCATTTTCATGATTGCTTTGTTAGA GGATGTGACGCGTCTATTCTTATTGATTCCACCGAATCCAACTCATCGGAAAAAGATGCCAAACCAAATTTGACAATTAGAGGTTATGAACTGATTGATGAGGCCAAGAAGAATGTAGAGGCCGCGTGTCCTTCAACAGTATCGTGTGCTGATATCATCACAATTGCAACCCGAGACTCAGTGGCTCTTGCTGGAGGCCCAAACTACATTATACCCACCGGTAGGCGCGATGGGCTTGTCTCGAGTGCGAGTGAAGTGAACCTGCCTGGCCCCTCCTTGTCATTTTCTCAGGCATTGCAATCTTTCTCTGCCAAAGGGCTGAGCCTTGATGATATGGTTACCCTTTTGGGTGCACATACAGTTGGAGTTGCACATTGTATTTTTTTTCAGGCCAGGTTACAGAGACCAGACCGGACAATGGATCCGGCTTTGGTTGCTAAACTATCCAAGGTGTGTGGCTCAGGTTCTAATCCGACAGCATTCTTGGACCAGAACACATCGTTGTTATTTGATAATCAGTATTACAACCAGGTTTTGTTGAACAGAGGAGTATTAAATATCGATCAACAACTTTCTCTGCATAACTCGAGTGCTTCGATGGTTTTGAATTTTGCTAGGAATGGGGCAGCATTTCAGCAGAGTTTTGCCAATGCTATGGTGAAGATGGGGAGCATTCAAGTTCTGGTTGGGACTGATGGAGAAATTAGGCACAATTGTAGAGTGTTTAATTGA